A part of Capsicum annuum cultivar UCD-10X-F1 chromosome 6, UCD10Xv1.1, whole genome shotgun sequence genomic DNA contains:
- the LOC107875439 gene encoding protein LURP-one-related 7 has product MGTTATMDEWPPEGQFPFDLFISKKYKSFWAAGNIQFTDAVGNLLFRVDRRQSNNSSAQKLILDASDNTLIRLVRLVKGPWQGFMVSDNEEKKLMFSVHRTQNTFTKLEFDIFLGDGHGEGAEADLKMKGSAFKRSCTIYKGNSIVAETSLMYTLGFRKHFIPRNRFRVTIFPGFAELSLVVALVAIFFDKRKFWI; this is encoded by the exons ATGGGAACCACTGCCACGATGGACGAATGGCCGCCGGAAGGGCAATTTCCATTTGATCTTTTCATATCTAAGAAATATAAGTCTTTTTGGGCTGCTGGAAATATACAATTCACCGATGCTGTTGGCAATTTGCTCTTCAGAGTTGACCGTCGTCAATCGAATAATTCATCAGCTCAGAAACTAATTCTTGATGCATCGGATAATACCTTAATTCGATTAGTTCGATTAGTC AAAGGACCATGGCAAGGCTTTATGGTAAGTGATAATGAAGAGAAGAAGTTGATGTTCAGTGTACATAGGACGCAAAATACATTTACCAAACTAGAGTTTGACATATTCCTTGGTGATGGACATGGTGAAGGCGCAGAGGCTGATCTTAAGATGAAAGGTTCCGCCTTCAAGAGATCCTGCACCATCTACAAAGGCAATTCCATAGTAGCTGAG ACTAGTCTTATGTACACACTTGGATTCAGGAAGCATTTCATTCCGAGGAACAGATTTCGAGTAACCATATTCCCCGGTTTTGCCGAGCTAAGTCTGGTCGTGGCTTTGGTTGCAATCTTTTTTGACAAACGAAAATTTTGGATATGA